A single genomic interval of Takifugu flavidus isolate HTHZ2018 chromosome 19, ASM371156v2, whole genome shotgun sequence harbors:
- the kidins220b gene encoding kinase D-interacting substrate of 220 kDa B isoform X3, which yields MDTTTSIKMTTLAIQNLFGYVEEENLAALKAHLDRFKEVDGRSDNGQTPLMLAAEQGSLEILQELIRRGANVNLDDVDCWSALISAAKEGHVDVVKELLENSAYVEHRDMGGWTALMWAAYKGRVDVTQLLLEHGANANTTGQYSVYPIIWAAGRGHSEIVKLLLQNEAKVNCSDKYGTTPLIWASRKGHFDCVMHLLENGADVDQEGANSMTALIVAVKGGYTAVVKELLKRKPNVNMTDKDGNTALMIAAKEGYTEIVQDLLDAGTYVNIPDRSGDTVLIGAVRGGHVEIVRALLHKYADIDIKGQDNKTALYWAVEKGNATMVRDILQCNPDTETCTKDGETPLIKATKMRNVEIVEMLLDKGAKVSAVDKKGDTPLHIAIRGRSRRLAELLLRNPKDGRLLYRPNKAGETPYNIDCSHQKSILTQIFGARHLSPTETDGDMLGYDLYSSALADILSEPTMQPPICVGLYAQWGSGKSFLLKKLEDEMKTFAGQQIEPLFQFSWLVVFLSLLLCGSVAVVLGFSVDPRLAMAVSLSLLALLYLFFVLVYFGGRQEGENWTWVWLISTRLARHIGYLELLLKLMFVNPPELPEQSTRALPVRFLFTDYNRLSSVGGETSMAEMIATLSDACEREFGFLATRLFRVFRTEETQGKRKWKKTCCVPSFILFVLVLLCLFAGLALLAIVNVDGENRTMNGVLIAMGSVVGMAMLVNCKTWWQVMDSVLNSQRKRLHSAANRMHKLKSEGFMKVLKNEVELMAKMAKTIDSFTQHQTRLAVVIDGLDSCEQDKVLQMLDTVRVLFSKGSFISIFASDPHIIIKAINQNLNSVLRDSNINGHDYMRNIVHLPVFLNSRGLSSAKKMCTSTSTNGDATNVDGWHEELDRKLSQHSLGELTKFGSKTTLTRRDTFRRRQVQRTVTRQMSFDLTKLMVTEDWFSDISPQTMRRLLNIVSLTGRLLRANQITFNWDRLASWINLTEQWPYRTSWLILYLEETEAVPDHATLKTIYESRVSKNIPTTKDVEPLLEIDGDVRSFEVFLSSRTPVLTAKDIRTFLPCTVNLDPKLREIITDVLAAREQMNMSGVNYPTLPLPEVQPRPTSVYSQVSSTCSPSASFSGPFNQPAGGVLSPQPHSSYYSGLSGPQHPFYNRCKGSSLKKTQGSVVSTGPTIFLGSMTTEAVCELLRQIEGIDLSMLGQYGATVKKANVNGRVLSQCNIDELKKEMNMNFGDWQLFRATVLNMRHIENQLLHEEAASEQGSLVGSHADAGRRGGAPPHASATNADGSPMYNFNLSFEELSNVGLDESTRQGGVPWMGAAHRTASMSSLNSQESSNDIGKLTDKQQAEYRNAYQEYIAQMSQLELSGAGGGERPVEPQPGQFMNLSDDKNREEHDGRKPFSKRSGAKLAADNTDFSNTDSLDPITEEDEKGEHGSSRTPVPCRSSAGRGGLFQGAADLKLKAGGGLRYQKLTSDDNESEESDNAPRMKDQKTELKPPASMLALKGKDSLSDAMLDKKESSDSGVRSSESSPNHSLQDEEADLSNRSNLIELNDDSLVCPQGAPSSLCGLQDPAVVRMSICSEDQCSLLASSPEESWPSSKTYNLNRTPSNVTLNNNTNAQHANRHQQPAESSIGTTSSSDIIVSSTSSRPGPNNENVRVVHLKRGVTPGEPPEICTMSCDTVTFSEERESIL from the exons ATGGacaccaccacctccatcaaGATGACCACACTGGCCATCCAGAACCTGTTTGGctatgtggaggaggagaatcTGGCTGCACTCAAGGCCCACCTGGACCGTTTCAAGGAGGTGGATGGACGCAGCGAC AATGGGCAGACTCCTCTCATGCTAGCGGCTGAACAGGGCAGTCTGGAGATCCTTCAGGAGCTCATCAGGAGAGGAGCCAATGTCAATCTGGATGACGTG gACTGCTGGTCGGCTCTGATCAGTGCAGCTAAAGAAGGTCACGTAGACGTAGTGAAAGAGCTACTGGAGAACAGCGCTTATGTGGAACACAGAGATATG GGAGGTTGGACCGCTCTGATGTGGGCGGCATACAAAGGCCGAGTGGACGTGACTCAGCTGCTGTTGGAACATGGAGCAAATGCCAACACAACCggacag tacagtgtgTATCCCATCATCTGGGCTGCAGGTCGAGGACACTCTGAAATTGTCAAACTTCTGCTACAAAATGAAGCTAAAGTCAACTGTTCCGATAAG TACGGGACCACCCCTCTAATCTGGGCGTCCAGGAAAGGACACTTTGACTGTGTGATGCACCTGCTGGAGAACGGAGCCGATGTTGACCAGGAGGGGGCG AATTCAATGACAGCGCTGATCGTGGCGGTGAAGGGTGGCTACACCGCGGTGGTGAAGGAACTGCTGAAGAGGAAGCCCAACGTCAACATGACTGACAAAGACGGAAACACTGCGCTCATGATTGCTGCCAAGGAGGGTTACACCGAGATCGTCCAAGACCTGCTGGACGCCGGGACCTACGTCAACATTCCAGACCGG agtGGTGATACAGTGCTGATTGGAGCAGTGAGGGGGGGTCATGTGGAAATTGTCAGAGCCCTACTACATAAATATGCTGACATTGACATCAAAGGACAG GATAATAAAACGGCTCTGTACTGGGCAGTAGAAAAAGGAAACGCCACCATGGTGAGAGACATCCTGCAGTGTAACCCAGACACAGAGACCTGCACCAAG GATGGAGAAACTCCTCtgatcaaagcaacaaagatGAGGAACGTGGAGATCGTGGAGATGCTGCTCGATAAAGGCGCGAAGGTTTCGGCTGTTGATAAG AAGGGAGACACACCGCTTCACATCGCCATTCGTGGGCGGAGCCGGCGCCTGGCTGAGCTCCTCCTCAGGAACCCCAAAGATGGCCGCCTGTTGTACCGCCCTAACAAGGCCGGAGAAACGCCGTACAACATTGACTGCAGCCACCAAAAAAGCATCCTCACGCAAATCTTTGGAGCAC GTCACCTGTCACCaacggagacagacggagacatGCTGGGTTATGACCTGTACAGCTCTGCTTTGGCCGATATCCTGAGTGAACCAACCATGCAGCCTCCCATCTGTGTCGGGCTCTATGCCCAGTGGGGCAGCGGAAAGTCCTTCCTGCTAAAGAAGCTGGAGG atgagATGAAGACGTTTGCCGGGCAGCAGATCGAGCCgttgttccagttctcctggcTGGtggtcttcctgtctctgctgctctgcggcTCCGTGGCGGTTGTCCTTGGCTTCAGCGTTGACCCTCGGCTCGCCATGGCCGTCTCCCTCAGCCTGCTGGCTCTGCTCTACTTGTTCTTTG TGCTGGTGTATTTTGGAGGGCGTCAAGAAGgggagaactggacctgggtgtGGCTGATCAGCACTCGTCTGGCGCGCCACATCGGgtatctggagctgctgctgaagctaatGTTCGTAAATCCACCAGAGCTGCCAGAGCAGAGCACCAGAGCGCTGCCGGTCAG GTTTCTGTTCACTGACTACAACCGTCTGTCAAGTGTGGGTGGAGAAACATCAATGGCTGAGATGATCGCCACATTGTCTGACGCCTGTGAGAGAGAATTTGGTTTCCTCGCAACACGATTGTTCAGAGTGTTTAGGACGGAGGAAACACAGG GcaagaggaagtggaagaagaCATGCTGCgttccatccttcatcctcttTGTCCTGGTCTTGTTGTGCCTGTTTGCCGGTTTGGCTCTGTTGGCCATCGTCAATGTGGACGGGGAGAACCGTACGATGAACGGGGTGCTGATCGCCATGGGCAGCGTGGTGGGGATGGCTATGTTGGTCAACTGCAAGACATGGTGGCAGGTGATGGACTCAGTGTTGAACTCTCAGAGGAAGAGGCTTCACAGCGCTGCCAACAGGATGCACAAGCTGAAGAGCGAAGGTTTCATGAAG GTGCTGAAAAATGAGGTGGAGCTAATGGCAAAGATGGCAAAGACCATAGACAGCTTTACGCAACATCAGACCAGACTGGCGGTCGTTATCGATGGACTGGACTCCTGCGAACAGGACAAAGTTCTACAGATGCTTGACACA GTACGGGTGCTCTTCTCCAAAGggtccttcatctccatctttgcCAGTGACCCACACATCATTATCAAAGCCATCAACCAGAACCTGAACAGCGTTCTGCGAGACTCCAACATCAACGGTCATGACTACATGAGGAACATTGTGCACCTACCAGTTTTCCTTAACAGCAGGGGCCTGTCCAGCGCCAAGAAGATGTGCACTTCTACATCCACCAACGGGGATGCCACTAACGTTGATG GTTGGCATGAGGAGTTGGACAGGAAGTTGTCCCAGCACAGTCTGGGAGAATTAACAAAGTTTGGCAGTAAGACCACTCTGACTCGCAGG GACACATTCCGGCGGCGTCAGGTGCAGCGCACGGTGACGCGACAAATGTCATTCGACCTGACAaagctgatggtgacggaggaCTGGTTCAGTGACATCAGTCCACAGACGATGAGGCGGCTGCTGAACATCGTCTCGCTCACTG GTCGTCTTCTGCGAGCCAATCAGATCACTTTCAACTGGGACCGTTTGGCCTCCTGGATCAACCTGACAGAGCAGTGGCCCTACAGGACCTCGTGGCTCATCCTGTACCTGGAAGAGACTGAGGCGGTCCCGGACCACGCCACCCTTAAGACCATCTATGAGAG CAGAGTGTCCAAGAACATCCCTACTACTAAAGACGTGGAGCCGCTGCTTGAGATTGACGGAGACGTTCGTAGCTTTGAAGTCTTCCTGTCCTCGCGTACACCTGTCCTGACAGCTAAAGACATCCGAACCTTCCTGCCTTGCACCGTTAATTTGGACCCTAAACTCCGAGAGATCATCACAG ATGTTCTTGCTGCCAGGGAACAAATGAATATGAGTGGAGTCAACTATCCAACACTACCTTTGCCAGAAGTGCAGCCCCGCCCCACCTCAGTGTACTCCCAGGTGTCGTCAACGTGCTCGCCCTCCGCCTCCTTTAGTGGACCCTTTaaccagccagcagggggcgtgcTTTCCCCGCAGCCACACAGCAGCTACTATAGTGGCCTATCTGGACCACAGCACCCGTTCTACAACAGG tgTAAGGGTTCATCTTTGAAAAAGACACAG GGGTCTGTGGTGTCAACTGGTCCCACTATCTTCCTCGGCTCCATGACAACGGAGGCGGTCTGTGAGCTTTTACGGCAGATTGAAGGCATCGACCTGAGCATGCTGGGACAGTACGGCGCCACCGTCAagaag GCCAACGTAAATGGCAGAGTTCTGTCTCAGTGCAACATCGACGAGCTGAAGAAGGAGATGAACATGAACTTTGGAGACTGGCAACTGTTCAGAGCAACG GTTCTCAACATGCGACACATCGAGAATCAACTGCTCCACGAGGAAGCTGCCAGCGAGCAAGGCAGCCTTGTAGGGAGCCACGCTGATGCTGGAAGGCGAGGGGGGGCTCCGCCTCATGCCAGCGCTACCAATGCCGATGGATCGCCGATGTATAACTTCAACCTGAGCTTTGAGGAGCTGAGCAATGTGGGCCTGGACGAGTCAACGAGACAGGGAGGCGTTCCCTGGATG GGCGCTGCTCATCGCACGGCGAGCATGAGCAGCCTGAATTCTCAAGAGTCCTCCAACGACATCGGCAAACTGACCGACAAGCAACAGGCCGAGTACAGAAACGCCTACCAGGAGTACATAGCTCAGATGTCGCAGTTAGAGTTGAGCGGCGCTGGTGGCGGAGAAAGGCCCGTCGAGCCACAACCCGGGCAGTTTATGAATTTGTCTGATGATAAGAACAGAGAAGAGCATGATGGACGTAAACCCTTCAGCAAAAGGAGCGGTGCCAAACTGGCAGCAGACAACACTGACTTCTCCAACACCGATAGCCTGGATCCAATCACAGAAGAAGATGAGAAGGGCGAGCACGGGTCCTCCAGGACTCCGGTGCCTTGCAGGTCCTCGGCTGGAAGAGGCGGGCTGTTCCAGGGTGCCGCCGACCTAAAGCTGAAGGCTGGCGGCGGGCTGCGCTACCAAAAGTTGACAAGTGACGACAATGAGTCAGAGGAGTCTGACAACGCTCCTCGGATGAAGGATCAGAAGACCGAACTCAAACCACCAGCCAGCATGCTCGCTCTGAAGGGGAAGGACTCGCTCTCAGATGCCATGCTGGACAAGAAGGAGTCATCCGACTCCGGTGTGCGCTCCAGTGAAAGCTCACCCAACCACTCGCTTCAGGACGAGGAGGCAGATCTCTCCAACCGGTCCAACCTGATTGAGCTGAACGACGACAGCCTGGTTTGCCCTCAAGGggctcccagcagcctctgtgGCCTGCAGGACCCTGCCGTGGTCCGCATGTCCATCTGCTCTGAGGATCAGTGCAGCCTTCTGGCCAGTAGTCCTGAAGAAAGCTGGCCCTCATCAAAGACCTACAACCTGAACCGCACCCCCAGCAACGTGACactcaacaacaacaccaatgCTCAGCACGCCAACCGCCATCAGCAGCCCGCGGAGAGCTCCATCGGCACCACCTCCTCTAGCGACATCATCGtgtccagcacctcctccaggcccGGGCCCAACAACGAGAACGTCCGAGTGGTGCACCTGAAGAGGGGTGTGACTCCTGGCGAGCCCCCAGAGATATGCACCATGTCATGTGACACCGTCACCTTTAGCGAGGAGCGCGAGAGCATCCTGTGA
- the kidins220b gene encoding kinase D-interacting substrate of 220 kDa B isoform X1 has translation MDTTTSIKMTTLAIQNLFGYVEEENLAALKAHLDRFKEVDGRSDNGQTPLMLAAEQGSLEILQELIRRGANVNLDDVDCWSALISAAKEGHVDVVKELLENSAYVEHRDMGGWTALMWAAYKGRVDVTQLLLEHGANANTTGQYSVYPIIWAAGRGHSEIVKLLLQNEAKVNCSDKYGTTPLIWASRKGHFDCVMHLLENGADVDQEGANSMTALIVAVKGGYTAVVKELLKRKPNVNMTDKDGNTALMIAAKEGYTEIVQDLLDAGTYVNIPDRSGDTVLIGAVRGGHVEIVRALLHKYADIDIKGQDNKTALYWAVEKGNATMVRDILQCNPDTETCTKDGETPLIKATKMRNVEIVEMLLDKGAKVSAVDKKGDTPLHIAIRGRSRRLAELLLRNPKDGRLLYRPNKAGETPYNIDCSHQKSILTQIFGARHLSPTETDGDMLGYDLYSSALADILSEPTMQPPICVGLYAQWGSGKSFLLKKLEDEMKTFAGQQIEPLFQFSWLVVFLSLLLCGSVAVVLGFSVDPRLAMAVSLSLLALLYLFFVLVYFGGRQEGENWTWVWLISTRLARHIGYLELLLKLMFVNPPELPEQSTRALPVRFLFTDYNRLSSVGGETSMAEMIATLSDACEREFGFLATRLFRVFRTEETQGKRKWKKTCCVPSFILFVLVLLCLFAGLALLAIVNVDGENRTMNGVLIAMGSVVGMAMLVNCKTWWQVMDSVLNSQRKRLHSAANRMHKLKSEGFMKVLKNEVELMAKMAKTIDSFTQHQTRLAVVIDGLDSCEQDKVLQMLDTVRVLFSKGSFISIFASDPHIIIKAINQNLNSVLRDSNINGHDYMRNIVHLPVFLNSRGLSSAKKMCTSTSTNGDATNVDGWHEELDRKLSQHSLGELTKFGSKTTLTRRDTFRRRQVQRTVTRQMSFDLTKLMVTEDWFSDISPQTMRRLLNIVSLTGRLLRANQITFNWDRLASWINLTEQWPYRTSWLILYLEETEAVPDHATLKTIYESRVSKNIPTTKDVEPLLEIDGDVRSFEVFLSSRTPVLTAKDIRTFLPCTVNLDPKLREIITDVLAAREQMNMSGVNYPTLPLPEVQPRPTSVYSQVSSTCSPSASFSGPFNQPAGGVLSPQPHSSYYSGLSGPQHPFYNRPYFPHHLCQLPRPLMASTHPSHLHPCQPKVCISQDFSAAPCKGSSLKKTQGSVVSTGPTIFLGSMTTEAVCELLRQIEGIDLSMLGQYGATVKKANVNGRVLSQCNIDELKKEMNMNFGDWQLFRATVLNMRHIENQLLHEEAASEQGSLVGSHADAGRRGGAPPHASATNADGSPMYNFNLSFEELSNVGLDESTRQGGVPWMGAAHRTASMSSLNSQESSNDIGKLTDKQQAEYRNAYQEYIAQMSQLELSGAGGGERPVEPQPGQFMNLSDDKNREEHDGRKPFSKRSGAKLAADNTDFSNTDSLDPITEEDEKGEHGSSRTPVPCRSSAGRGGLFQGAADLKLKAGGGLRYQKLTSDDNESEESDNAPRMKDQKTELKPPASMLALKGKDSLSDAMLDKKESSDSGVRSSESSPNHSLQDEEADLSNRSNLIELNDDSLVCPQGAPSSLCGLQDPAVVRMSICSEDQCSLLASSPEESWPSSKTYNLNRTPSNVTLNNNTNAQHANRHQQPAESSIGTTSSSDIIVSSTSSRPGPNNENVRVVHLKRGVTPGEPPEICTMSCDTVTFSEERESIL, from the exons ATGGacaccaccacctccatcaaGATGACCACACTGGCCATCCAGAACCTGTTTGGctatgtggaggaggagaatcTGGCTGCACTCAAGGCCCACCTGGACCGTTTCAAGGAGGTGGATGGACGCAGCGAC AATGGGCAGACTCCTCTCATGCTAGCGGCTGAACAGGGCAGTCTGGAGATCCTTCAGGAGCTCATCAGGAGAGGAGCCAATGTCAATCTGGATGACGTG gACTGCTGGTCGGCTCTGATCAGTGCAGCTAAAGAAGGTCACGTAGACGTAGTGAAAGAGCTACTGGAGAACAGCGCTTATGTGGAACACAGAGATATG GGAGGTTGGACCGCTCTGATGTGGGCGGCATACAAAGGCCGAGTGGACGTGACTCAGCTGCTGTTGGAACATGGAGCAAATGCCAACACAACCggacag tacagtgtgTATCCCATCATCTGGGCTGCAGGTCGAGGACACTCTGAAATTGTCAAACTTCTGCTACAAAATGAAGCTAAAGTCAACTGTTCCGATAAG TACGGGACCACCCCTCTAATCTGGGCGTCCAGGAAAGGACACTTTGACTGTGTGATGCACCTGCTGGAGAACGGAGCCGATGTTGACCAGGAGGGGGCG AATTCAATGACAGCGCTGATCGTGGCGGTGAAGGGTGGCTACACCGCGGTGGTGAAGGAACTGCTGAAGAGGAAGCCCAACGTCAACATGACTGACAAAGACGGAAACACTGCGCTCATGATTGCTGCCAAGGAGGGTTACACCGAGATCGTCCAAGACCTGCTGGACGCCGGGACCTACGTCAACATTCCAGACCGG agtGGTGATACAGTGCTGATTGGAGCAGTGAGGGGGGGTCATGTGGAAATTGTCAGAGCCCTACTACATAAATATGCTGACATTGACATCAAAGGACAG GATAATAAAACGGCTCTGTACTGGGCAGTAGAAAAAGGAAACGCCACCATGGTGAGAGACATCCTGCAGTGTAACCCAGACACAGAGACCTGCACCAAG GATGGAGAAACTCCTCtgatcaaagcaacaaagatGAGGAACGTGGAGATCGTGGAGATGCTGCTCGATAAAGGCGCGAAGGTTTCGGCTGTTGATAAG AAGGGAGACACACCGCTTCACATCGCCATTCGTGGGCGGAGCCGGCGCCTGGCTGAGCTCCTCCTCAGGAACCCCAAAGATGGCCGCCTGTTGTACCGCCCTAACAAGGCCGGAGAAACGCCGTACAACATTGACTGCAGCCACCAAAAAAGCATCCTCACGCAAATCTTTGGAGCAC GTCACCTGTCACCaacggagacagacggagacatGCTGGGTTATGACCTGTACAGCTCTGCTTTGGCCGATATCCTGAGTGAACCAACCATGCAGCCTCCCATCTGTGTCGGGCTCTATGCCCAGTGGGGCAGCGGAAAGTCCTTCCTGCTAAAGAAGCTGGAGG atgagATGAAGACGTTTGCCGGGCAGCAGATCGAGCCgttgttccagttctcctggcTGGtggtcttcctgtctctgctgctctgcggcTCCGTGGCGGTTGTCCTTGGCTTCAGCGTTGACCCTCGGCTCGCCATGGCCGTCTCCCTCAGCCTGCTGGCTCTGCTCTACTTGTTCTTTG TGCTGGTGTATTTTGGAGGGCGTCAAGAAGgggagaactggacctgggtgtGGCTGATCAGCACTCGTCTGGCGCGCCACATCGGgtatctggagctgctgctgaagctaatGTTCGTAAATCCACCAGAGCTGCCAGAGCAGAGCACCAGAGCGCTGCCGGTCAG GTTTCTGTTCACTGACTACAACCGTCTGTCAAGTGTGGGTGGAGAAACATCAATGGCTGAGATGATCGCCACATTGTCTGACGCCTGTGAGAGAGAATTTGGTTTCCTCGCAACACGATTGTTCAGAGTGTTTAGGACGGAGGAAACACAGG GcaagaggaagtggaagaagaCATGCTGCgttccatccttcatcctcttTGTCCTGGTCTTGTTGTGCCTGTTTGCCGGTTTGGCTCTGTTGGCCATCGTCAATGTGGACGGGGAGAACCGTACGATGAACGGGGTGCTGATCGCCATGGGCAGCGTGGTGGGGATGGCTATGTTGGTCAACTGCAAGACATGGTGGCAGGTGATGGACTCAGTGTTGAACTCTCAGAGGAAGAGGCTTCACAGCGCTGCCAACAGGATGCACAAGCTGAAGAGCGAAGGTTTCATGAAG GTGCTGAAAAATGAGGTGGAGCTAATGGCAAAGATGGCAAAGACCATAGACAGCTTTACGCAACATCAGACCAGACTGGCGGTCGTTATCGATGGACTGGACTCCTGCGAACAGGACAAAGTTCTACAGATGCTTGACACA GTACGGGTGCTCTTCTCCAAAGggtccttcatctccatctttgcCAGTGACCCACACATCATTATCAAAGCCATCAACCAGAACCTGAACAGCGTTCTGCGAGACTCCAACATCAACGGTCATGACTACATGAGGAACATTGTGCACCTACCAGTTTTCCTTAACAGCAGGGGCCTGTCCAGCGCCAAGAAGATGTGCACTTCTACATCCACCAACGGGGATGCCACTAACGTTGATG GTTGGCATGAGGAGTTGGACAGGAAGTTGTCCCAGCACAGTCTGGGAGAATTAACAAAGTTTGGCAGTAAGACCACTCTGACTCGCAGG GACACATTCCGGCGGCGTCAGGTGCAGCGCACGGTGACGCGACAAATGTCATTCGACCTGACAaagctgatggtgacggaggaCTGGTTCAGTGACATCAGTCCACAGACGATGAGGCGGCTGCTGAACATCGTCTCGCTCACTG GTCGTCTTCTGCGAGCCAATCAGATCACTTTCAACTGGGACCGTTTGGCCTCCTGGATCAACCTGACAGAGCAGTGGCCCTACAGGACCTCGTGGCTCATCCTGTACCTGGAAGAGACTGAGGCGGTCCCGGACCACGCCACCCTTAAGACCATCTATGAGAG CAGAGTGTCCAAGAACATCCCTACTACTAAAGACGTGGAGCCGCTGCTTGAGATTGACGGAGACGTTCGTAGCTTTGAAGTCTTCCTGTCCTCGCGTACACCTGTCCTGACAGCTAAAGACATCCGAACCTTCCTGCCTTGCACCGTTAATTTGGACCCTAAACTCCGAGAGATCATCACAG ATGTTCTTGCTGCCAGGGAACAAATGAATATGAGTGGAGTCAACTATCCAACACTACCTTTGCCAGAAGTGCAGCCCCGCCCCACCTCAGTGTACTCCCAGGTGTCGTCAACGTGCTCGCCCTCCGCCTCCTTTAGTGGACCCTTTaaccagccagcagggggcgtgcTTTCCCCGCAGCCACACAGCAGCTACTATAGTGGCCTATCTGGACCACAGCACCCGTTCTACAACAGG CCTTATTTCCCCCACCACCTTTGTCAGCTGCCACGCCCACTTATggcctccacccacccatcacaCCTGCACCCATGTCAACCTAAAGTCTGCATCAGTCAGGATTTCTCAGCTGCACCT tgTAAGGGTTCATCTTTGAAAAAGACACAG GGGTCTGTGGTGTCAACTGGTCCCACTATCTTCCTCGGCTCCATGACAACGGAGGCGGTCTGTGAGCTTTTACGGCAGATTGAAGGCATCGACCTGAGCATGCTGGGACAGTACGGCGCCACCGTCAagaag GCCAACGTAAATGGCAGAGTTCTGTCTCAGTGCAACATCGACGAGCTGAAGAAGGAGATGAACATGAACTTTGGAGACTGGCAACTGTTCAGAGCAACG GTTCTCAACATGCGACACATCGAGAATCAACTGCTCCACGAGGAAGCTGCCAGCGAGCAAGGCAGCCTTGTAGGGAGCCACGCTGATGCTGGAAGGCGAGGGGGGGCTCCGCCTCATGCCAGCGCTACCAATGCCGATGGATCGCCGATGTATAACTTCAACCTGAGCTTTGAGGAGCTGAGCAATGTGGGCCTGGACGAGTCAACGAGACAGGGAGGCGTTCCCTGGATG GGCGCTGCTCATCGCACGGCGAGCATGAGCAGCCTGAATTCTCAAGAGTCCTCCAACGACATCGGCAAACTGACCGACAAGCAACAGGCCGAGTACAGAAACGCCTACCAGGAGTACATAGCTCAGATGTCGCAGTTAGAGTTGAGCGGCGCTGGTGGCGGAGAAAGGCCCGTCGAGCCACAACCCGGGCAGTTTATGAATTTGTCTGATGATAAGAACAGAGAAGAGCATGATGGACGTAAACCCTTCAGCAAAAGGAGCGGTGCCAAACTGGCAGCAGACAACACTGACTTCTCCAACACCGATAGCCTGGATCCAATCACAGAAGAAGATGAGAAGGGCGAGCACGGGTCCTCCAGGACTCCGGTGCCTTGCAGGTCCTCGGCTGGAAGAGGCGGGCTGTTCCAGGGTGCCGCCGACCTAAAGCTGAAGGCTGGCGGCGGGCTGCGCTACCAAAAGTTGACAAGTGACGACAATGAGTCAGAGGAGTCTGACAACGCTCCTCGGATGAAGGATCAGAAGACCGAACTCAAACCACCAGCCAGCATGCTCGCTCTGAAGGGGAAGGACTCGCTCTCAGATGCCATGCTGGACAAGAAGGAGTCATCCGACTCCGGTGTGCGCTCCAGTGAAAGCTCACCCAACCACTCGCTTCAGGACGAGGAGGCAGATCTCTCCAACCGGTCCAACCTGATTGAGCTGAACGACGACAGCCTGGTTTGCCCTCAAGGggctcccagcagcctctgtgGCCTGCAGGACCCTGCCGTGGTCCGCATGTCCATCTGCTCTGAGGATCAGTGCAGCCTTCTGGCCAGTAGTCCTGAAGAAAGCTGGCCCTCATCAAAGACCTACAACCTGAACCGCACCCCCAGCAACGTGACactcaacaacaacaccaatgCTCAGCACGCCAACCGCCATCAGCAGCCCGCGGAGAGCTCCATCGGCACCACCTCCTCTAGCGACATCATCGtgtccagcacctcctccaggcccGGGCCCAACAACGAGAACGTCCGAGTGGTGCACCTGAAGAGGGGTGTGACTCCTGGCGAGCCCCCAGAGATATGCACCATGTCATGTGACACCGTCACCTTTAGCGAGGAGCGCGAGAGCATCCTGTGA